In Salvelinus namaycush isolate Seneca chromosome 16, SaNama_1.0, whole genome shotgun sequence, the sequence ggggctcctccaaataggatcggacctccattatggcatctgctgagggattcgttcgtgctgcatccccagttgctctctcgtcaaacagcatccaaTCAGCAGATGTTTGTGGgactactgctggtgcttctgctctatctgatccctcttcttcctggtgcctgagccagctgactgctggggctgtccctccctgctgctgaggttaatctttgaagagcctcatcaatcgctctggcatcactgaagggtaacttcttaaacctggggtcaagtgcagcggtttctgatagcacgtgattatattccattctgtggaactttctgtccattgatgaacatagggtgtccaactctgtcacatgtcctgtggttacgtttgcttctctctggcggttggctgtgattcgctgcagacccttacacaggagtatcatttttgaggctgtcacatagctgaaaagagagaacagtaacttattagttcaggttcatgttttgtctgCTGATATtacattctcatctactgctcatatacatatataatactggattaaataatgatttagtaataactgcttactgatctccacagtgacctgttcaaagggttccaggactctgcacaccacctcccattcctcttgggtcagaacatcaacaggtgcattgacaatggccagggtagagatgatggtatcctttgactcaagaaaccgctTCAACATATGCTCAGGCATTCCCATCTGGCGTtgtgtagactttagtttttcagcacctactgtgctcctgtggaagtattccacagctgctttcactttgtccacagtgggcttcatcaccttcagagcatctcttacaatcaggttgattgtgtgggcaagacatggatgaatggtccatttaaaaatggttatgttagctgcattgttGCTAACACAACAGAAcacttttccatctacttgccattctctggccactctcaacagttcctctcccaagttctctgaggtgtgtctgtcgctgaactcaaagcagtccagaagacagctagacatcaaaaaatcttcaatgaagtgacatgtaactgacatgtaagtagttacccttgatgtccagcagtcagtggtaaggcaaactgcagtagctttttggactctttcccgcactgaagcctgtgtgctctcgtacagttgtggaataagtgattttgaaagggttttcctgcttggaattgtgtacattggatttggactattgctataatttctaaaacctctgtcctcaacaatcgaaaatggctggaaatcggtggcaattattttagccaatgcaatatcaatttggccaactggtccatagaagactgcgttgctgtgggtcgtggagtaggcctacttgactgagtggatacatcttcacgtgtggaggtgctggctccaccactatcactagcaggcccgctagtttctcaaagctccgctacagctagcttcacagttgggtgcacagttcgcatatgccggtgtaggttgtgcgtagaacaggctttatatgagattttgttttggcaaattctacactgtgctctaacattgtctacattattaaaatgtATCCAAATGCCTCTGTGCTGccgactcattttccagctgtccttcctctcagtcctctgttgctcagtgtgtgactgtgagtgagttggctccgccctccctcacgcatctttgattcattggttgacactgcgtgtctgattgacaggaacaacaggtgaggctgttagtctgagcagacagtcagaacgaatgtctgtgcgcttgagcatttagaaccatattattttatttcttttttcGTTCTTTGAATTAGCTAATTCTATTCATTTAAATCTTTTGATTATTAATATCttaatttgtatatatttttattaatagattcggctcttctgatatgcgaggcgtctcccaacgttcacctacaagagCCGGCTCATAGAGCCGACTCGttcgcgaacgacccatcactagTCGGATGACATACTTCTGGTCGCCACCAGAGGGAGCACCACTTGTTGGGCAATTTGGCAACATCTTTCCTTTATAGCTGCTGTCACGCTGTCAAGTCACCGGCGCCCAAGTACTGACTGAACGGTCTAAAACATGAAGATCTGGACATCAGTACACATATTCAAGTGAGTCATTTATAAATGATCTAAAACGTGTTTAATTGAAATACCTTGATATTAGCTAGCTTATTGAAGTTTGTAGCTAGGTTAGCAACCAGCCAGTTAGCGCGCGTTAGCTCTTTGACTTTAGTCAACCAGCTTCTGGTACAAGTCAATGGGTTTTAGGTAGCAAACAGCTGACTTTAGCCAAATATTTGGCTAGCCAACACATCAAACTTCCATTTTACCATTACTAAACTAGGAAAAATAATGATAGTTAGCTAACTATAcaacaaagacagtacagtaaGTGACTGCAAGCTAGCCAGCCACATTACCATATCTTTGACATTACATTAGTTAACTACATTACaagtagctaacgttaactgttAGCCCGAAGTTTACAGCAGAATGTCACGGGATTCCGGTACTTTGCTTCAGCTAAATGTTACTTGTTTAAGGTCATGTGAATTCATCTATTAATCGAATTTTAGCTCAGTGTTATTTTTGGTGATGTCCCGTGCCGCACCACTAGGCATGCACTCTCTGAGACTGGAATAAAGGTATTTCTATTCCAACTAGCTATACCGGAGGCTCTGTCAATGATGGAATCAtggttgttatgtcactatataTTCAGGGCTTAATACTCCTTGGGGAATTAATTGAGTGAGGAAATGCCTCTGTTTACCTCACATCATGAATAGGGATTGTAAAAAATATACATTGTCAAGGTCAAACCAAGTACCTTTACTTGTCTTACTGAACCCATAATGGATATTTCTTAACCCAATCGACATAACACAGTACAATAATGTCAGgacattttttcaaatgtattcatGTGGGGGCACACCAGAAGGTTAACATGCACACATGGTAACATTATTATATGCACACATTATGATACTGTATTATTACAGTAATATTGATTTCCTGTGTTGTCCCCCCACAGCCACCCGTGGGAGACAGTGACCAAGGCGGCAATGCAGAAGTACCCCAACCCCATGAACACTGGCGTGGTAGGGGTGGACGTGTTGAACAGACACGTGGACACACAGGGTCGGCTATGCAGCAACAGACTGCTCAGCACAGAGTGGGGACTGCCCTCCTTGGCCAAGACTGTAAGTCCTCAGCACAGTGGATGCCTGTCTCCAATGTTGCCACTAATACGATTCTCCTGATAAGTGCATTCAACAGATCTGAGGATGTATTATTTTGTTAGTGATGTCAAACATATTTCACTGACAGTGAGGATGTCATTCTCTTTTCTCACAGCTCATTGGTATAACACGAACAAACACATACATCCAGGAACATTCGGTGGTAGACCCCAAGGAAAATACCTTTGAGCTACAATCTACAAATGTGAGTTCACCGCTGTTGTCGGATGTTCATTTGTGAAAACTATAGATAACTCCACCTTTTAGCCTTGTTGGCTAACGTTGATGCACTTTCCTCTGCTTTCAGATTTCATGTACTAACATAGTATCTGTGGACGAAAAGTTAACATACAGGCCACATCCGCAGGATCCCGAAAAGTATGTGATTTGTTGATGGTTTGAGTTTGTATACAGGAAAATTGATAAATAGGTTTGCTTTTCACAGCTAAACTGTTTGTTTTTCTGTTTATCCTTATGTGTAGGACCATACTGACACAAGAGGCACTGATCTCTGTGAAAGGAATTAGTCTGAGCAGTTACCTGGAGGGGCTCATGGCCAAAACCATCTCAGCAAATGCAGGCAAAGTACGACCTCTATCCTTCGCACATGCAGCCTGGATTAAATATTTATGAGTGGAAATGTTCAGCCCCTAACTTTCCCCTGTGTGTTTTGTTGTGTCCAGGGACGAGAGGCGATGGAGTGGGTCATCAGGCGGTTAAACACAGAGATCGAGGAGCTGGCAGCGACTGCACAGGCCACAATCCGCATCCCCATGGCAGCAGCAGTCACAGAGAAATGATCATCCTCCATCTCAATGGACCTCAGACATTTCCCCTGAAAGGGGAGACCCACCTTATCTGCCAGCACAGCCACCTCCTGTATTGGTCCACTCATCTTCTGTCACAAGAACGCACGATTCCCTCAGCGGACTGTCTTTACAAGCAGGGTACATGCTGTTGGGTACACAGAGTGAAGCTGATGACATTGAACATGGTGGAGCCAAGTTGCATTTGAGGCTCATGGGATTTGTAGTCTAACGTTTTCAATCACACCGTGCCTATAGGTCATCAAGTTTCTATTTTTTCTCCCCGTCTTTTTTCTATTGTTATTCTATGGTCGGCTGTCTAACAGGTTTACTCTGGCACTTGACCATTCCATTTAACATCATTCTATGTTGCCTATGCAAGCCATGTACTTACCAATCTTAAAAAGGCTATCAGTCATTTTCATGGAACTGTTCTCTTACTGAGAagataaaataatatatttttataCTTGTTTGTGGGTCTGTTTTATTTGCAATGTAAAGTTACTGTGCTACATATTCAAGAATGCAAACTTGAATtttaaagcagcaatcagcagtaagaaacaataacaaaatgacTTCCCCacccctgtttcggtaaaaagctaaAGGATgatgctggagaaatgtaaccactctcaaattcatagacaaagctatggatgcaaggactgaccatccatgatatcaacattatagttttgaggctatatagtgtgtttacatttattttgttgaCAAATGATTGCAAATCTTTTTTCTGGTTATGAAgtggtatgacagttgaactaaggtatgtggcatttataagttatatccTTCAACAATCAATGGGTACATTAATTTATAAGTACTGTTGTGGAAATTCACCACTAAGGACTCAAATGTAAAGTAAAGGAAATCTTTATCATGGCTGGAGAGGTTCACAAACTCTACATGCCTGATGGAACTCTGAGAAGGGGCATTCCCTTTGTACTGCTACACAAACAAGTCTTATAAGCATGGTTGGTTCCTGCATGAAACTGACTGATAGACGCCAGGCTTCttaccttgaaactgagatactcCTAGATCCCAGAGCAATGTTCTGGGTGTACTGCCAAATTGCTTATCAGTGATAGTGTGGTTGACTCTTGTGTAGTCAATATGTCACTCGCATGAACCCAACCAAGACAGGTTATTAGAAAGCAGCATTATTCTAAACAATTCCTCCCCCTCCCATCACACTCAATCAGCAACTGCTGATTACCCCTTTAAGTACTTTAGTTTATTGCATTTATTATTACAAAGCAGCACCCAAGTAACAAGTGTACCACTATTGTGTTTTCGATGTTCAGAAGTGTGAATACGTTTGGAAGAATTGAACAAATGGCTTGACCATTACTACAGTATGCGATTTACAAAACCTTAGTGTTGAGTGTAGTCAGTGAACGTCAACAATGGACACTGGGACAGGGTTATGTTCAGGATAATTGGACAGGGACAGTTGATTTTGAACATGCCGAACCAAATGCGCCTTGGTTCGAGCATGTTCAAAAACCTTTTTTCTGAGGGCTCTTTTTTTTATATGTCAAAGGCAGAGGATGATACTGTACATTCCAGTCACACTTTTGCTACATTGTTTAAACCCTCCAGTCGTTTCAAGACCCAAGCTCCCTATCTTTTTGCATGTTGTACAGCCCAGTTTTGAATTCTGCATGACAAGCTAGGGGTTATATTTTTTCTTGTTCTTGAACTGCAAATTGCATCTGCTCCCCCCCTCCCCTGCTGAGCCTGACTCGCTAGTGGTGTGGGTGGTGATGCTGAACTGGCAGGATTAACAGCGCTTCTAGCTAAGGCATCGCCATCAGGAACAGTTTGCCCTTCACTCCTTTCCTCCGGCACTGACAGTTCTATCTCATTCTGGGTTCGATTCACCAGTTTTCTCTGGATTTTTGTAATCAACATTTAATCAAACTCGATGACTACACAGAAGGATCACCGTGCATTAACGTAAGGGTCTTTCTGGGGGCGGGAGAAATAACGAGGAAGCAACTTAATTTAACGCTCATCGCTTTTATTATAATGTTTACAGTGCgaacaatgaaacaatgaataaAACATGCCGCGAGAGGTACTGGATCCGGGTAAATAGGTgccggtgttgtgccgaaaagcTCCCCCATGCCACAattctcccccaccctccttcgCGTGAACGCGCAcgcactcaattcttcattgctgcgacttgcttgctagttgagatttctgatcACGTTCGGCTGCGTTTCATTTGATTTTTGATGTCGGTTTGATAGCGGGGAGGCACCAGTAATTTTCGGGTTGGCTATTTTTTTCAAGTGTATTAGACTATAAATAcatctctttgccaaaattcgtcatctctcccatgtcttatttgactagtagttgttctgaaatgtttattgcttgcctacattttactcTGTGTTTCATATATCACACATATATTAATTATtaatttcggttgcctatcctgacatgaagtgtgttctatagaaagtatttgactctgatgtgtgcaccagaaagtatttgactctagccacacaataaggaaattagaagggggggggAAGGATTTCAGCAAGGCTGTTTTCTTGCCTGCTGAACCCCCCCCCCTTCTATTTTAGGACTGCAAGGCCTGGCACACATCATAATCATTTTGGTAGCTTATGTTGACCAGtagtgtgtgccacagaaagaatttgactctagccacaaaatgTATATTGGAAAGCTGCACCTGCATTTTCTTGCCTGCCGAAATTCTCCCCCCCTTCTATCTTGGgactagagtcaaatactttctatagaacgaacttcacgtcaggataggcaactgaaattaataattaatgtatgtgtgttatattaaacataggagggagtaaaatgtagcaataaacatttcagaacaactactagtcgaataagaGATGGGAGCGATGACAcattttggcaaagagatttatttatagactaatacacttgaaacaaatagccaaaccgaaaactgcagacattacttGTGCctctgtaacagtataactttacgtctgtTCCCTCgtcccgacacgggcgcgaaccagggaccctctgcacacatcaacaacggtcgcccacgaagcgtcgttacccatcgctccacaaaagccgcggcccttgcagagcaaggggaaaccctacttaagtctcagagcaagcgacgtaactgattgaaatgctagtagcgcgtacccgctaactagctagccatttcacatccgttacacctccCCCGCGATCAAAATTAcatcaaaaataaaatgaaacggAGCCTAACGTGATCAGAAATCTCAATTATCAAGCAAGTCGCAACAATGAAGAATTGCGTGTGTGCGCGTTCATGTGAGGGGGGGGGGTCTGGCAGGGGGGGATCTTTTTGACACCACACCTGAACGAAATAAGTCAAATCTGTGGTGCCGGATCCTGTtccggctcaaattaagcactgctTGGGGGACTACATGTTTACTGTAGCCTTGTTAAACCTTGCCATAGCGAACACTTCAAGAAAACAGAAATACACTTTTAGTAAAACATTAATTTATCGGTGTATTAATGTGGTGTTTCATTGTATTGCATCACACAGCTTTATTGTCCAGAGTTGCAATCAGGTTTATTGTGAGCTGCAATCAGTTGTTTTTAGCAGCGTTACAGTGCAAGTTGTCTTGTTCCTCTCTTTAATCAGTGAGTTATCCATTTCCAAAATGGGGCAATGCTCAAATGTAATTTCAGTAGAAGCAGTACATTTCATGTGATAATTGATTAACTGAAAACTAGGCAAAGCTGAAAATTGTCTCTTGAATAATAGGTTTTAAAATCTATAAGAATCGGCTGGTGTTTTAGGTGCAAAATGTAACCATGAATTAGTCATTAGTTACTGTGTAGCTACTTGCAGTTCTACATTAAGAAATTAGTAATGTATAATTTTTTTCTGGGATAATAATGAATGATATAAGCAGGCACCACCTAGAGTCGGTAAGGGTAAATCCCTTCAGAAATGCTCTCTCTCGCCAGATTTAACATCAAGGTCTGATGCAATGGACACAAATCCCTGTGGGAGAAAAAAAACATCTGAATGAACCCAAAATAATGTCTTtcttttaactttatttaactaggaagtcagttaagaacacattcttattttcattgatggcctaggaacagtgggttaactgccttgttcagggacggaacaacagattttcaccttgtcagctcggggattcaatcttgcaaccttttggttactaggccaacgctctaaccactaggctacctgccgctcctaGTTCTGGCGTATCTGCCAGAACTACTTTGGTGAAAGTAAAGATACACATAGACACTGTTAAATAGTTAATTAATGGTACCCAAACTATCCTTATCTGCactgcacactcactagactatgtaTACACACCACACGGtatactcactcacacacactacattgacactCCTACACAAAACCCACACATAAATATTACAcgcacagacataaacacacacttttacactcatcacttgctgctgctactccgttctttattttacttttagtattatctatcctgataactagtcactttaccctgctttCAGGTACATATCCACCTAAAATACCTCACACctctacacattgatctggtactggtactctctttttttaaatgtattcctcttgtgttactattttatttttaaactctgcatcgttgggaagggctcgtaagcaagcatttcacagtaaagtctacactagttgtattcggcgcatgtgacataacatttgatttgacacacacttACATACTCAAAATAATGTAGCCATAACTGGCAAATTAAACACATTTACAGATTTCCCAACCTACACTAATTGAGGCTGGTTTAAAAGATACACTAATagatcaaatccaatcaaattttatttgttacatgcgccgaatacaacaggtgtaggtagaccttaccgtaaaatgcttatttacaagccaaCAATGCAGTCTTACGAAAAATAAcagttaagatttttttttaaagtttttaaaaaatgattaaaagtaacacaaaataatACATGGTATCAGACCTGCTGGATCTTCAGCGCAGGGTTAACCAGATGGATGTGGTGCTTGGTGGGTAAAACAATGCCCTCCTCCAGTTTGGCTGCAACAAACAAACACCAGTAGTTTACGATAACTATTTCAGCAGTCCAGTCATTAGGCTTACACACAATGGTTTTGTATGTTAAAAGGTAATACCATGATGAAGTGTGGTTTGACAATGTGTATATGGTCAATATGAACATGACTAGGCCGACTGTAGTACTACTCTAGAATTGTATGCTCTTTTTCCAGCATACATTTCAGAACTTACCGTTCAGTTTAGCTAACACTGAAATCTTCATCCCCAGCTTCATAAACTTTTCCAGGGCTGCAGTCTGGAAAATAGTGATCATTGTCAACATTTGGTAGCTCTTTATTTATCCATacagggccagtttcccagataCAGATTAAGCTTAGTCCTGGACTAACAAGCATGCCTAATGGAGAAACCGTCCCACAGCGTACTGAGGTTAAGCAGTGCACCATATCATTGTAAAGGTAATGCAGTGTCTTTGCATCCTACCTGGAATGTTCCCACTTCACTTGATGCAAGTGTCAGGGTAAAACTAGCAAATGGAGAGTTGTATTACTCAATTAATTTACAAATcaactgtatttatttaattCAAGTGGAACTGAAACTCATCTTACTTGCTTAGTTCTATCAAGCCTTTGAGTTTCTCTTCTGAAATGCGTATCATCCCACTAAAAATGGAGTCCTGGAAGAAAAGAAGAATTGATTGGAATTAACCCTGCACAGAATGCATTCTGAAAGTACATAATAACGAAAAGGATTTACATGAACCAAAAAAGCTAACTTACAACATTGAGCTTGAACAGTGGAGTCCGTGAAGCATTTGGCTGGATGGCAAAGGCCTTAACAGCACCTGGAAATTCCAGTGTCACCTTATCAGCCTGGAAGGAAAACATTGGAACGTCCCTGGCATACACCTGCAGTTCCATCAGCATGTTGGGGAAGAGCTTGGGAAGCTGGGGGGAATTAAATAGTGCATTTAGAAAGAttttgttcaagggcagaactaCACTGTCCATACACACTCGTTGACAGTTTATTAaatacaccaccccgttcacgaaaatggatcgctcctacagacagtgattCACGTGGCcttggcttgctatataaagcaagcagacaggcattgaggcattcagttactgttcgattgaatgttagaatgggcaaaactagtgacctaagcgacttcgAGAGTGCTATGATCGTGGGTGCCAGGCACGTCGGATCTAGTATTTCAGAAACGGCTGCTCTCCTGGGCTTTTTTcatgcacgacagtgtctagggtttacagagaatgg encodes:
- the LOC120060747 gene encoding PRELI domain containing protein 3B-like, whose protein sequence is MKIWTSVHIFNHPWETVTKAAMQKYPNPMNTGVVGVDVLNRHVDTQGRLCSNRLLSTEWGLPSLAKTLIGITRTNTYIQEHSVVDPKENTFELQSTNISCTNIVSVDEKLTYRPHPQDPEKTILTQEALISVKGISLSSYLEGLMAKTISANAGKGREAMEWVIRRLNTEIEELAATAQATIRIPMAAAVTEK